One part of the Marispirochaeta sp. genome encodes these proteins:
- the rodA gene encoding rod shape-determining protein RodA, with amino-acid sequence MKLRSFLSFDIFIFFSVIALMVIGVLFIYSSGVSSSGVVYTNEYIKQIISISIGLILCLVFSFGNYSRLGEWSLYFYFAGIFALVYTLFFGKVINGARAWITIGSFHIGQPSEIMKIFTILYLGNFFDQHRNSINKISTLFISLGIVALPMGLVLLQPDMGTALVFVPIYFFSAFIASVPLRYLFFLFLSGCLTVFIGILPEWNSAILHNDGFFIRILTDSSLWPYLTAVSVLIMLLSLIGYIFYHRRYFYWTGFFSFSSGLSFIGAFLMQKVLKDYQIMRLIVFLDPEIDPRGTGWHIIQSITAVGSGGFYGKGFLKGTQSQYRFLPMQSTDFIFSIIAEEWGFIGSFLVLLLFTVILLRGIYIIWTAKDRYGKIIGAGIIGMLFFHMVVNIGMTMGIMPITGIPLPFVSYGGSSILNSLIAIGILLNIHQRRYHF; translated from the coding sequence ATGAAACTTCGTTCTTTTCTTAGTTTTGACATTTTTATTTTTTTCTCTGTAATAGCCCTCATGGTTATAGGCGTTCTATTTATATATTCGTCAGGAGTTTCATCCAGCGGTGTTGTATACACCAATGAGTATATAAAACAAATCATCTCAATATCCATCGGCCTTATATTATGTCTCGTTTTCAGTTTTGGGAATTATTCACGTCTTGGAGAATGGTCACTTTATTTCTATTTTGCGGGAATCTTTGCTTTAGTCTATACACTCTTTTTCGGCAAGGTTATAAATGGTGCCCGCGCCTGGATTACTATCGGTTCGTTCCATATAGGGCAGCCTTCCGAGATAATGAAAATATTCACGATACTATATCTGGGCAACTTTTTCGATCAACATCGTAACAGTATTAATAAAATCAGCACACTTTTTATAAGCCTTGGTATTGTCGCTCTTCCAATGGGACTTGTTCTATTACAGCCTGATATGGGAACTGCTCTTGTTTTTGTACCTATTTATTTTTTCTCCGCGTTTATCGCATCAGTACCGTTACGGTATCTTTTTTTCCTTTTCCTCTCCGGATGCCTGACTGTTTTTATTGGAATTCTTCCGGAATGGAATAGTGCGATACTCCATAATGACGGTTTTTTTATTCGTATTCTGACAGATTCTTCACTGTGGCCGTATCTAACGGCAGTCTCCGTGTTGATCATGTTGCTCTCGCTTATAGGCTATATTTTTTACCATCGACGATACTTTTATTGGACCGGGTTCTTTTCTTTTTCTTCCGGTTTATCTTTTATCGGAGCTTTTCTGATGCAGAAAGTTTTGAAAGACTATCAGATTATGAGATTGATTGTTTTTCTTGATCCAGAAATTGATCCCCGCGGAACCGGTTGGCATATTATTCAGTCCATAACGGCAGTAGGATCAGGCGGTTTTTATGGTAAGGGGTTTTTAAAGGGAACTCAAAGTCAGTACCGTTTTCTTCCTATGCAGAGCACAGATTTTATCTTCTCTATCATTGCTGAAGAATGGGGATTTATCGGCAGCTTCCTGGTTCTGCTTTTATTTACTGTTATTTTACTGCGAGGCATTTATATTATCTGGACAGCCAAGGATCGTTATGGAAAGATAATTGGCGCGGGAATTATAGGAATGTTGTTTTTTCACATGGTAGTAAACATCGGTATGACCATGGGGATTATGCCGATTACAGGTATTCCCTTGCCCTTTGTCTCTTACGGCGGATCTTCTATTCTCAATTCTCTCATTGCAATTGGTATTTTGCTGAATATACATCAGCGTCGATATCATTTCTAG